In Uranotaenia lowii strain MFRU-FL chromosome 2, ASM2978415v1, whole genome shotgun sequence, one genomic interval encodes:
- the LOC129742984 gene encoding uncharacterized protein LOC129742984, translating into MGINYFGPVYISAGRRKAALKTFVAVFVCMCTKAVHFEHVADLSTKRFLQAPRRFLGRRGRIPDIYWDNVTNFVGARNQLPELFQLLKDPAHREKVSRLCTDEEIRWHFNPPRAPHVHSSWEATVHSAKLHLLRMLGGQPEGAEDLATLLVQIETCLNSRPLIHLSDDPLDFAPLTAGLFLTSEWLQYQKKVLLRFQLTA; encoded by the coding sequence ATGGGGATCAACTATTTTGGACCAGTATACATCAGCGCAGGTCGACGCAAGGCAGCATTGAAGACGTTTGTGGCGGTATTTGTGTGTATGTGTACCAAGGCAGTACACTTCGAACATGTTGCTGATTTATCAACGAAGAGATTCCTACAAGCCCCACGAAGATTTCTGGGCCGTCGAGGCCGAATTCCAGACATCTACTGGGATAACGTAACCAACTTCGTAGGGGCTAGGAATCAACTACCTGAATTATTTCAACTGCTCAAGGATCCAGCGCATCGGGAGAAGGTGTCACGGCTCTGCACTGATGAAGAAATACGATGGCACTTTAATCCCCCAAGGGCACCACATGTACACAGTTCGTGGGAGGCTACAGTCCATTCAGCGAAACTTCACTTGCTACGAATGCTGGGTGGACAGCCGGAAGGAGCAGAGGATTTAGCGACGTTGCTGGTGCAAATCGAAACTTGCCTCAATTCACGCCCGCTAATACACCTGAGTGATGATCCGTTGGATTTTGCACCTTTAACAGCCGGGCTCTTCTTAACAAGTGAATGGTTACAGTATCAGAAGAAGGTCTTACTGAGGTTCCAATTAACCGCTTAG